The following are encoded together in the Pararhizobium qamdonense genome:
- a CDS encoding type II toxin-antitoxin system VapB family antitoxin produces the protein MHVALFIRDSSVDALTRQLQKALNAPSKTEAVRQALQRELDRVEQVRPLRERIAKAQTMAGTMGPSDPDFDMKPFIDEMWDDL, from the coding sequence ATGCACGTGGCGCTTTTCATCCGCGATAGCTCTGTCGATGCACTCACAAGACAATTACAAAAAGCTCTCAACGCTCCAAGCAAGACGGAAGCGGTGCGACAGGCTTTGCAGCGTGAACTTGATCGCGTCGAGCAGGTGCGCCCGTTGCGGGAGCGGATTGCCAAGGCCCAAACTATGGCCGGGACAATGGGTCCGAGCGATCCGGATTTCGATATGAAACCATTTATCGATGAAATGTGGGATGATCTCTAA